A single region of the Planctomycetaceae bacterium genome encodes:
- a CDS encoding aconitate hydratase produces the protein MAKTLTFKILEKHLMDGVLEKSKPIGIKIDQTLTQDATGTTAFLLFESMGVERVKADTAVSYIDHNMSQFGPENHNDHLYLQSVAAKKGVYFSRPGNGICHQVNLERFGKPGGTLLGSDSHTPTGGGIGMLAIGAGGLDVAVAMGGGAFYLTCPKVIGVKLVGKLSPWVASKDIILKLLSILTTKGNVGCVVEYFGTGVATLTVPQRATVTNMGAELGVTTSVFPSDEQTEKFLTAQKREKDYLPLAADDGCEYDRIIEIDLSQLEAMAACSPSPDNIKTIKSLAGTKVNQVIIGSCTNSSFTDLMMVAKALKGKTVHPSVEFAIAPGSKQVMNMLAANGALGDIISSGARILESGCGPCIGQGFSPADGIVSVRTFNRNFAGRTGTKNDNVFLTSPEIAVLTALKGEVVEPDKCGIEYPNIEMPFEFTVDDNMIQKPLAPAEAKNVQVIRGSTIVVPEAASKLPNDLKGKVILKCGDKITTDHIMPAGAFLKYRSNVPEYSKYVFNCFNEQGKPTFAQRGLDLKKNGIAGIVVASESYGQGSSREHAALCPMYLGVKMIIAKSIERIHKANLINFALLPAEFENPADYDKINADDEFEIKNLNDAIKSADFIMVKDKTTSFEFKCKLTLSARDREILLAGGLLNFTKNTK, from the coding sequence TTGGCTAAGACGCTGACTTTCAAGATCCTTGAAAAGCATCTGATGGATGGTGTTCTGGAAAAATCCAAACCCATCGGCATAAAAATAGATCAAACACTAACGCAAGACGCTACCGGCACGACTGCATTTTTGCTGTTCGAATCGATGGGCGTTGAACGTGTAAAAGCAGACACCGCAGTCAGCTATATCGATCACAATATGTCGCAGTTCGGGCCGGAAAATCACAACGACCATCTTTATCTGCAAAGCGTCGCAGCCAAAAAAGGTGTTTATTTTTCACGGCCAGGAAACGGAATTTGTCATCAGGTTAATCTCGAACGATTCGGCAAACCCGGCGGCACACTTCTCGGCAGCGATTCACATACACCAACCGGCGGCGGTATCGGTATGCTCGCTATCGGCGCAGGCGGTCTCGATGTCGCGGTCGCGATGGGCGGCGGAGCGTTTTATCTTACCTGTCCGAAAGTTATCGGCGTTAAACTCGTCGGCAAACTTAGCCCCTGGGTCGCCAGCAAAGACATTATCTTAAAATTATTGAGCATCCTGACCACAAAAGGAAACGTCGGCTGCGTTGTTGAATATTTCGGCACCGGCGTTGCCACGCTGACAGTTCCGCAAAGAGCGACCGTTACGAATATGGGCGCAGAGCTTGGCGTAACAACGAGCGTTTTTCCATCCGATGAACAAACGGAAAAATTCCTCACAGCACAAAAAAGAGAAAAAGATTATTTGCCTCTTGCTGCCGATGATGGATGCGAATACGACCGCATAATTGAAATAGATTTATCACAACTCGAAGCGATGGCTGCCTGTTCGCCTTCGCCGGATAATATCAAAACTATCAAATCGCTTGCGGGTACAAAGGTTAATCAGGTGATAATCGGAAGCTGCACGAATTCCAGCTTCACGGATTTGATGATGGTTGCGAAAGCTCTCAAGGGCAAGACTGTTCATCCATCAGTTGAATTCGCAATTGCGCCGGGCAGTAAGCAGGTTATGAATATGCTGGCTGCAAATGGCGCGTTGGGCGATATTATTTCTTCGGGCGCACGAATTCTCGAATCCGGCTGCGGGCCGTGTATCGGGCAGGGATTTTCGCCTGCCGACGGCATTGTATCTGTGCGGACATTCAACAGAAATTTTGCCGGCAGAACGGGAACGAAAAACGATAACGTATTTTTGACCAGTCCGGAAATTGCTGTTTTGACCGCGTTGAAGGGCGAGGTTGTCGAGCCGGACAAGTGCGGAATTGAATATCCAAACATCGAAATGCCGTTCGAGTTTACGGTTGATGATAATATGATTCAAAAACCGCTTGCACCTGCCGAAGCTAAAAATGTACAGGTCATTCGCGGCTCAACTATCGTCGTGCCGGAAGCGGCGTCGAAATTGCCGAACGATTTGAAAGGCAAAGTCATTCTCAAATGCGGCGACAAAATTACGACAGACCATATTATGCCGGCGGGAGCGTTTTTGAAATATCGCTCGAACGTGCCGGAATATTCGAAATATGTTTTCAACTGCTTCAACGAGCAAGGCAAGCCGACTTTTGCGCAGCGTGGATTGGATTTAAAGAAAAATGGGATAGCTGGAATCGTTGTAGCGTCGGAAAGTTACGGCCAGGGTTCATCGCGTGAACACGCAGCGCTTTGTCCGATGTATCTGGGCGTTAAAATGATTATCGCAAAGAGCATTGAGCGAATTCATAAAGCGAATTTAATTAACTTCGCACTTTTACCGGCAGAGTTTGAAAACCCGGCTGACTACGACAAAATCAACGCGGACGATGAATTTGAAATTAAAAATCTGAATGACGCAATCAAGTCAGCAGATTTTATTATGGTTAAAGATAAAACCACAAGCTTCGAGTTCAAGTGCAAACTGACACTTTCGGCAAGAGACAGAGAAATACTTTTAGCCGGCGGATTATTAAATTTTACGAAAAATACAAAATAA